The sequence ATACCGATCACGTCTGATACGATACGGGGTGAAACTCCCGAACCAGTGGCAATAGCTCCCAAGGTGGTGTTGGATGAAGTGACAAAGGGGAATGTTCCGTGGTCAATGTCGAGGAATGTTCCCTGTGCCCCTTCAAAGAGGAGTACTTTTCCTGCCTGTGCCGCGGCAAAAATATGTGCAGCCGTGTCAATAATAAACGGTGCAAGTCGACGGGATATTTGGCGATATTCTGCAAGCATTTCGTCAAAATCAAGAGGGAAATCTTGTTTGTAGAACTGTTCTACCAAGTCTTTCTTCTCATCATAGTTACGGCGGAGTTTCTCTTCGAAAACCGCAGGGGTAAGGAGGTCACCGAGGCGAATGCCTGATCGTCCCACCTTATCCGCATAGGTGGGGCCGATACCACGACCTGTGGTGCCAATTTTTCCGCCTTGAGCGCGATAAGCCTCACGAGCCTTGTCAACTATCTTATGATAGGGGAGTACCAAATGAGCTAAGCTGGAGATAAAGAGCTGCTCTTCCACGGCAAAGCCCTTTTCCTTTAGCTCGTCAATCTCTTTCAGAAACTGTGGAGCATCAAAGACAACTCCATTACCGATCAAGCACTCTTTTTTCGGGTACATTATCCCGGAAGGGACCATATGGAAGACAAATTTCTTCCCATCTACAACCACGGTATGACCCGCATTTGCGCCCCCTTGGTATCGGATGATAAGATCAGAATCTTTGGTGAGATAATCGATAACTTTGGCTTTTCCCTCATCACCCCATTGCGAGCCGATAACTACAGAATTGGACATGAAAAACTCCAGAATATGTCGCGTAGTGAAAACCACGCACTGACAAAAAGTGGTACATCAACACGGTAAAATAGTTTTAAGTTTCATATTACGCAAGGATTGGGCAGAAATACCCTGCTCAAGGGTATGAAGGGGTGGACTGCCATGTGGATGAGGTGTCTGCTTTGAGATAGGTTTTACAAAGGGGGTAGAGGCTGTTTTCATTCAGTGGTTTTACAAGAAAATGATTCATTCCTGCAGCGAGGCAACGTCGTTTTTCAGCCATGGTTGCGCGGGCCGTTACGGCAATAATCGGTGTTTCTTTACAAATACTTTGCCGAATAATTTTTGCCGTTTCGATACCGTCAAGCTCTGGCATTTGAACATCCATAAGAATAAGGCGTATCGTATACGCCTGTACTGCCTTGAGCGCTTCTATGCCGGTACGGGCTTCCACGACTCGTATATCAGGAAAATAATTTTCAAAGAAGTGGCGTAGAATGATCATGCTGAGCTCTTCATCCTCCACGAGAAGAATGGTTGTACGGGTTTCCGTCGTTCCTTGAGTATGTTTCTCCTTTGTTATGTTTTGGAAAAGAGAGGTTATTTTTTCCGGGGTGAGAGGTTTTGGAAGTAGATGGCACGCAGCATTGTTTTGAGCAATACGAGTGTAGTCTTTTGCATGAAACGGATTGTAGAGACAAACTGAATGAGCGGAGTTTCCGTTCTCCTTAAGATCTGCTTCATCTGTAACGTGCGCGGCTGCGTCGAAAAAGCAAAGGTCTGCCTTGTTTCGAATCTCCGTTTCAACAGTAATGTTATACCGCTCAAGCTGTTTTCTTAATAGATATGTTGTATATTTTCCTATTCCTGGATCTATGTAGGCGTTCGTATAGGGCGGAGATATGAGTACTGGGGAAGATGCTTTTGCCTCGGATATCAGATCTAGGGTAAAAAAGAATGTGCTCCCCATACCGGGGGTGCTTTCTACACGAAGGGTTCCTCCCAGTTTCTCAACAAGCAAGCGGGATATGGTCAGGCCAAGCCCAGTTCCGCCAAAATGGTGAGTTGTATCATCTTTGGCTTGTAGGAAGGGGGTAAATATCTTCTTCACCTCTTTCTTATTCATGCCAATTCCTGTGTCTGAAACGGAGAATGTCCACGTGTAGGATGGCGGTGTATGTGGCGTTGCTGTGAGGCATAGAAGGACTTCTCCACGAGGAGAGAATTTGATAGCGTTGGTTACAAGGTTCATGAGAATCTGTTTTATTCTCAGGGGATCGGTCTGGACAAATTGCGGAGCATCTTCGGGAAAATCAAGGATGACTTCTGTTTCATTTTTAAAAGCCGTATGTTTAACCATCTCTAATATATCGTACGTGATACGGGAAAGATCTGTTTCTGTTGTATGTATGGGGAGTTCTCCTGCTTCAATTTTTGAAAGATCAAGGATATTATTGATAATAGAAAGAAGCATTTTTCCAGAGGTGTGAATATTATCAATATATCGTGCGGTATTTGGTGCGAGGGTTCTTTTCTTACTGAGTTCAGTACATCCGATAATACCACTGAGGGGTGTTCTAATCTCATGGCTCATGGTAGCCAAGAAGGCTGTCTTTGCACGAGTTGCCTCTTCTGCTTTTTTTTGCGCATTCTGAAGTTTTTTCTCATTTTGCTTTATCCGACTAATGTTGTGTGCTATGGCGTTTATTTCCAGAACAGTACCACCTGTATCAAGTAAGGGGGATACATTTGAAACATACCATGAAATCTTTCCATCGGCATGGATAACGCGGTATTCAAGACTTTCTGCTTTTTTCTTATGAATAGTTACGTGCTTGATAAAGTCGATGCATTGGGCTGTATCTTTGGGATGAACAAACTTGTTGAGGTGCGTGCCGATGGTTTCTTCTTCTGTATATCCCAGTTTTTCGGTCCAATTGGGAGAGACATGGGTAATAACTCCCTCGGGAGTTATGGTGAAGATAATGTCGTCGGTGTTTTCAACGAGGTTCTTATAGCGCAGAAGGGTGTGGGATAGTTGCTCCTCTGTATGTAGTCTCGATATGGTTGTTGCAACCATGTCGGCATAGAGTTCGCAGAGTAAGGGAGAAGTAAGGTGGTGTCCTTTTCGCAGAAAAAAAGGGTGGTCATAATTTCCTGTGTACCCTTCTGTTTACCCAAGATTGCCACAGGAATATCCCCCCACCTTAGATATAGGTGATGGAGTATGGGGAGATCTGTGAGCCTATAGAGGCGGGAAAGGTCTGTATATTGCAGGGTTCCCTTCGTAAGAAAGGCGTCAAATTCAGGGTCGGGGGGTGGTGACTGCCCGTGCGTCTCATCCCAGAGAGTTTCTTCCTTTTCAAAATCATTTTTGTTCTGTATCTTAAAAACACCCTCTTTGGGCAAATAGTGTCCACATATGACGGTATGAGCATGGGATAACTCTCGAAAGGTTGCTGAAATGGATTGGTAGTTAAGGGTTTTCGGAGCTGTTGTTTTTAGGTGTTGCGCAGCCCGTGCAATTACTCGTTCGGGGGTGATGTCTGTAAAAAATGTTGCAAAATATCCCGATGTAAGGGAGGACGCAGTTATTTTAAACCACTTTTTGAGCGGAGCAAAATACTGTGAAAAGGAGGTGTCTTCCTTGGTGTCTGCTATTTCTGAATAAAAATTAATCCATGGGAAGTCTTCATGAACAATCTCAGGAAGTATCTCCCGTACCGTCTTACCAACAATGTCCTCAGCTGAGAGCCCTGTGAGGAGTTCATATCCCCTATTCGCTTCAATAAACCGATAGTCTATGGGAATACCCTGAGACGAGTAGATAATCTTATGGTAGGCATAGGCAAATTCCTTTTGGTGTAGGAGGGGGTGTTCACGGTGCGCATGCATCCGAGGCTCCTTTCATGGTATGGTTATTTGGAAACGGTGTGGAGAATGTTCTCTATGTGTTGTGTCAGGGAGTCAA comes from Chitinivibrio alkaliphilus ACht1 and encodes:
- a CDS encoding PAS domain-containing hybrid sensor histidine kinase/response regulator, producing the protein MVATTISRLHTEEQLSHTLLRYKNLVENTDDIIFTITPEGVITHVSPNWTEKLGYTEEETIGTHLNKFVHPKDTAQCIDFIKHVTIHKKKAESLEYRVIHADGKISWYVSNVSPLLDTGGTVLEINAIAHNISRIKQNEKKLQNAQKKAEEATRAKTAFLATMSHEIRTPLSGIIGCTELSKKRTLAPNTARYIDNIHTSGKMLLSIINNILDLSKIEAGELPIHTTETDLSRITYDILEMVKHTAFKNETEVILDFPEDAPQFVQTDPLRIKQILMNLVTNAIKFSPRGEVLLCLTATPHTPPSYTWTFSVSDTGIGMNKKEVKKIFTPFLQAKDDTTHHFGGTGLGLTISRLLVEKLGGTLRVESTPGMGSTFFFTLDLISEAKASSPVLISPPYTNAYIDPGIGKYTTYLLRKQLERYNITVETEIRNKADLCFFDAAAHVTDEADLKENGNSAHSVCLYNPFHAKDYTRIAQNNAACHLLPKPLTPEKITSLFQNITKEKHTQGTTETRTTILLVEDEELSMIILRHFFENYFPDIRVVEARTGIEALKAVQAYTIRLILMDVQMPELDGIETAKIIRQSICKETPIIAVTARATMAEKRRCLAAGMNHFLVKPLNENSLYPLCKTYLKADTSSTWQSTPSYP
- a CDS encoding adenylosuccinate synthase, whose translation is MSNSVVIGSQWGDEGKAKVIDYLTKDSDLIIRYQGGANAGHTVVVDGKKFVFHMVPSGIMYPKKECLIGNGVVFDAPQFLKEIDELKEKGFAVEEQLFISSLAHLVLPYHKIVDKAREAYRAQGGKIGTTGRGIGPTYADKVGRSGIRLGDLLTPAVFEEKLRRNYDEKKDLVEQFYKQDFPLDFDEMLAEYRQISRRLAPFIIDTAAHIFAAAQAGKVLLFEGAQGTFLDIDHGTFPFVTSSNTTLGAIATGSGVSPRIVSDVIGIVKTYVTRVGNGPFPTELTDETGEKLQKQGGEMGATTGRPRRCGWFDAVLLRKAVQLNGFTTFALTKLDVLTGFSEIKICTHYEVDGKKTEQYPALTEEVERAKPIYEIMPGWTEDISSCRSFSELPSAAKNYVLRLQELCYNVPISLVSVGPGRDETILMPTK
- a CDS encoding PAS domain-containing protein, translated to MHAHREHPLLHQKEFAYAYHKIIYSSQGIPIDYRFIEANRGYELLTGLSAEDIVGKTVREILPEIVHEDFPWINFYSEIADTKEDTSFSQYFAPLKKWFKITASSLTSGYFATFFTDITPERVIARAAQHLKTTAPKTLNYQSISATFRELSHAHTVICGHYLPKEGVFKIQNKNDFEKEETLWDETHGQSPPPDPEFDAFLTKGTLQYTDLSRLYRLTDLPILHHLYLRWGDIPVAILGKQKGTQEIMTTLFFCEKDTTLLLPYSANSMPTWLQQPYRDYIQRSNYPTPFCAIRTSLKTPTTLSSP